The Centroberyx gerrardi isolate f3 chromosome 12, fCenGer3.hap1.cur.20231027, whole genome shotgun sequence genome has a window encoding:
- the LOC139923243 gene encoding serine/threonine-protein kinase pim-1-like, with amino-acid sequence MLTSSSSEETPHAAAQECGALKKEGGRKRKRAGPSKDAKLFKQPLPGPAARTPCLHPGFTAQRCLAVGSRAWAPGRDGWLEPRPLEPGRRARGRGRRSREEGGEEPQESTPTAPCPTTTPCPTSSPRPTSSPRPTAAARRCRPRLEKQYAKGSLLGRGGYGSVYAGTRKSDGLPVAIKYVSKAQAEEELDIPGQGGPLPLEVALMKQVTVDPGCPHVLQMLDWFDQPARYVMVLERPEPCQDLISFCQDRGGFVSESTARRITGQLLGALRHCGERGVLHRDVKPENLLIRTDSHQVKLIDFGCGDLLKNTMYKDFAGTLEYTPPEWFRRGQYRAGPATVWSVGVTLFNLVCGFLPFNSIREIIRGRVSFPKGISAECRHLIRWCLSAKAADRPSLEQIQLHEWLT; translated from the exons ATGCTGACTTCCAGCAGCTCTGAGGAAACTCCTCATGCAG CAGCCCAGGAGTGTGGGGCTCTGAAGAAGGAAGgcgggaggaagaggaagagagctgGACCTTCCAAAGATGCCAAACTCTTCAAGCAGCCGCTCCCCGGCCCAGCGGCCCGGACCCCCTGCCTCCACCCCGGCTTCACCGCCCAGCGCTGCCTGGCGGTGGGCTCCAGGGCCTGGGCGCCGGGCCGGGACGGCTGGCTGGAGCCCCGCCCCCTCGAGCCGGGGCGGAGAGCCAGGGGGCGGGGTCGGAGGAGCCGGGAGGAGGGAGGCGAGGAGCCGCAGGAGTCCACGCCCACCGCCCCCTGCCCCACAACCACCCCCTGCCCCACGTCCTCCCCCCGCCCCACGTCCTCCCCCCGCCCCACAGCCGCCGCACGCCGCTGCAGAC CGCGGCTAGAGAAGCAGTATGCTAAGGGATCTTTGCTGGGAAGAGGAGGTTACGGATCGGTTTACGCGGGGACCCGCAAGTCTGACGGCCTGCCG GTGGCGATCAAGTATGTGTCCAAGGCCCAAGctgaggaggagctggacaTC CCTGGGCAGGGCGGGCCCCTGCCGCTGGAGGTTGCGTTGATGAAGCAGGTGACCGTGGACCCCGGCTGCCCCCACGTGCTGCAGATGCTGGATTGGTTCGACCAGCCCGCGCGGTACGTCATGGTGCTGGAGCGTCCCGAGCCGTGCCAGGACCTCATCTCCTTCTGCCAGGACCGGGGAGGCTTCGTGAGCGAGAGCACGGCGCGCCGCATCACCGGCCAGCTGCTGGGGGCGCTGCGGCACTGCGGCGAGCGGGGCGTCCTGCACCGAGACGTCAAACCGGAGAACCTGCTGATCCGGACCGACTCGCACCAGGTCAAGCTGATCGACTTCGGCTGCGGAGATCTCTTGAAGAATACCATGTACAAGGACTTTGCAG GCACCCTGGAGTACACGCCCCCTGAGTGGTTCCGGAGGGGGCAGTACCGGGCGGGGCCGGCCACCGTCTGGTCGGTGGGCGTCACCCTGTTCAACCTGGTCTGCGGCTTCCTGCCCTTCAACAGCATCAGGGAGATCATCAGGGGGCGAGTGAGCTTCCCCAAGGGGATTTCTGCAG AATGCCGTCACCTGATTCGCTGGTGTCTTAGTGCCAAGGCAGCAGACCGACCGAGCCTGGAGCAGATCCAGCTCCATGAGTGGCTGACTTAA